One window of the Oncorhynchus gorbuscha isolate QuinsamMale2020 ecotype Even-year linkage group LG17, OgorEven_v1.0, whole genome shotgun sequence genome contains the following:
- the LOC124001671 gene encoding zinc finger protein 184-like isoform X1 has translation MANCMVFQTQIASIMEVLANAAVAEICKLVDDDYAVFRLEITQSQKENRGLRRKLQLLELKVARERVLAIRPSSVKILDKYRGMSRGEGHLTGGHRSFVKPVGHNTWRDDQPITVDEGSGTLTQHIIMIESADAEAAGPGVKQERSEGEEDPQHSRDIQTGAAREPPVATDEPTTASVQPRTQRSGTEVSGTPNAVLKSDTKTLTGLGRLGCPPAPCTEYILYSSLRTVLSHQDSGNSSCSYATGTQMMSGDLPVGLDTQPNPMRGDWNQYSSSVNSEGFLDKKGEGLVVDEVTVKVEDDAPLTCNADETHLGKGHSQGNTSDFLDYSESLETNLNVATHSPLHRVTMLMAPSNSQGSVLFEQVSNSNDQKAKEREGATTTGGKEKRFLCMFCNKGFSCSQKVEIHQRVHTGVKPFTCIQCHMRFAHAGNLKRHQRVHTGVKPFSCTQCHMCFAQAGDLKRHQRVHTGEKPYSCTQCPMRFAQAGDLKRHLKVHT, from the exons atggctaactgtatggtttttcaaactcaaatagcctccatcatggaggtgctagcgaatgcagccgtggcagagatctgtaaACTTGTcgacgacgactatgcagtgtttcgtttggaaataactcaaagccagaaagaaaacagggGATTGCGGAGGAAACTACAGCTACTGGAACTGAAGGTGGCACGGGAGCGCGTCCTCGCCATTCGACCCAGTAGTGTCAAGATCCTCGACAAATACAGAGGAATGTCAAGAG GTGAAGGACATCTCACTGGAGGCCACAGGAGCTTTGTGAAGCCTGTGGGAcacaatacatggagagatgaccaaccaatcacTGTTGATGAGGGGAGTGGAACCTTAACCCAGCACATTATCATGATAGAG TCTGCAGATGCAGAGGCTGCAGGTCCTGGGGTCAAGCAGGAGAggtctgaaggagaggaggacccacAGCATAGCAGAGACATCCAGACTGGTGCGGCTAGAGAGCCCCCTGTAGCCACGGATGAACCCACCACTGCCTCAGTGCAGCCCAGGACCCAACGAAGCGGCACGGAGGTCAGTGGAACGCCGAACGCCGTCCTCAAGTCAGACACAAAGACTTTAACGGGCCTGGGGCGATTGGGCTGTCCCCCTGCTCCCTGCACAGAGTATATACTTTACAGTAGCTTGAGGACGGTTTTGTCCCATCAGGACTCAGGTAACTCGTCCTGTTCATATGCTACAGGGACACAGATGATGTCTGGTGACTTGCCTGTGGGTTTAGATACACAGCCTAATCCAATGAGAGGGGACTGGaaccagtacagtagtagtgtaaaCTCTGAAGGGTTCCTAGATAAGAAAGGGGAGGGTCTGGTCGTAGATGAGGTGACTGTGAAAGTGGAGGATGACGCTCCTCTGACATGTAATGCAGACGAGACTCACTTAGGAAAAGGACACTCGCAGGGCAACACTAGTGACTTCTTAGACTACAGTGAAAGCTTAGAGACCAATCTAAATGTCGCAACCCACTCCCCTTTACACCGAGTGACCATGTTGATGGCACCTTCCAATTCACAAGGCAGCGTCCTTTTCGAACAGGTATCGAACTCAAATGATCAAAAGGCCAAGGAGCGGGAAGGGGCAACAACAACGGGTGGTAAAGAGAAGCGGTTTctctgcatgttctgtaacaaaggcttcagctgttcccagaaggtggagatccatcagagggtccacacaggggtgaAACCCTTCACATGTATCCAGTGTCACATGCGCTTTGCCCACGCGGgcaacctgaagaggcaccagagggtccacacaggggtgaaacccttcagctgtacccagtgtcacatgTGCTTTGCCCAGGCTGGTGACCTGAAGCGGCACCAAAGGgtgcacacaggggagaaaccctacagctgtacccagtgtccCATGCGCTTCGCCCAGGCAGGTGACCTGAAAAGgcacctgaaggtccacacgTGA